From a single Okeanomitos corallinicola TIOX110 genomic region:
- a CDS encoding HetZ-related protein 2, translating to MGVVMQTLNRSFEERNLIMGKDEANLAQYWQKRLEAECPEQSEAARQSIILWLLGLDSTRLSQLNPKELEVAKQAMEYRWRILRQRYLGMGRDRAYRNLISRLGSVITLRNKIQTWISLSRDRQRSVIDVLQELLQELLQSDSYMKQQMSDISAISQDRRLQDTLLFASIEEYCLRPVRNQPLLAYRFVNYLRRIQRGGLTQVPVNDLIRLVSDEVLSDDTDNPLNLVDNQAIAEYQEAQQLEEQQSLRQAVNQEFEEYLLQNLGQQAVDWLKLYLQGKPQEEIAKKLNKPIKEVYRLREKISYHAVRVFAIKGKPELVDNWLATSLQEHNLGLTQIQWQQLEAKITPLGKEILKLRKAGNSIETVAENLQIKTHQVMGEWTKVYLTAQTLRGKE from the coding sequence ATGGGGGTTGTGATGCAAACTTTAAATCGGAGTTTCGAGGAGCGCAATCTCATTATGGGAAAAGATGAGGCAAACCTAGCCCAATATTGGCAAAAACGACTTGAGGCTGAATGCCCAGAACAAAGTGAGGCAGCTAGACAGAGTATCATACTTTGGTTATTGGGCTTAGACTCAACCAGACTTTCTCAACTCAACCCCAAAGAGTTAGAAGTTGCTAAACAAGCAATGGAATATCGCTGGCGAATCTTACGACAACGATACTTAGGAATGGGACGAGATCGGGCATATCGTAACCTAATCAGTCGGTTAGGCAGCGTAATTACACTGAGAAATAAAATTCAGACTTGGATTTCCCTCAGCCGCGATCGCCAACGCAGTGTAATTGATGTCTTGCAAGAGCTACTTCAAGAACTGCTGCAAAGCGATTCATACATGAAACAGCAGATGTCAGATATATCAGCAATTAGTCAAGATCGAAGATTGCAAGACACCTTACTCTTTGCCAGCATTGAAGAATATTGTTTGCGTCCAGTACGTAACCAGCCTTTATTAGCGTATCGTTTTGTCAACTACCTGCGGCGGATTCAGCGTGGTGGTTTAACCCAAGTTCCAGTGAACGACTTAATTAGACTGGTTTCTGACGAAGTTCTTTCAGACGACACAGATAATCCACTGAACTTAGTTGACAATCAAGCGATCGCTGAATATCAAGAAGCACAACAATTAGAGGAACAACAATCCCTGCGTCAAGCAGTCAACCAGGAATTTGAAGAATACCTATTGCAAAACTTAGGACAACAGGCAGTAGACTGGCTCAAACTATACCTACAAGGTAAACCCCAAGAAGAAATAGCCAAAAAACTCAATAAGCCCATCAAAGAAGTGTACAGACTCAGAGAAAAAATCAGCTATCACGCCGTACGTGTATTTGCGATCAAAGGTAAACCCGAACTGGTAGATAATTGGCTGGCAACGTCCTTACAAGAACATAACTTAGGCTTAACCCAAATTCAATGGCAGCAACTAGAAGCAAAAATCACTCCTTTAGGTAAAGAGATTCTTAAACTCAGAAAAGCAGGGAATTCCATAGAAACTGTAGCTGAAAATTTACAAATCAAAACTCATCAAGTTATGGGTGAATGGACAAAAGTGTATCTAACTGCTCAAACTTTGAGAGGTAAAGAATAG
- a CDS encoding M61 family metallopeptidase, producing MNKATVAHLDSQTQAVQSSIHYWVAMPQPETHLFEVTLHIFNYPLSVINLKMPVWTPGSYLVREYAKNLQDFAAFAGAETLSWRKISKNNWQVEKGDASEVILRYRVFANELTVRTNHLDNTHGYFNGAALFLRILDWEDQPINITIVPPTPQWQITTGLPSVKEEVNTFIAKDFDTLVDTPFEIGSHEIFNFEILGKTHELAIWGQGNYQHEKLLEDFSRIIEVEAEMFGGLPYQRYVFILHLLYQAYGGLEHKNSCSLIYHRFGFRNQDKYERFIQLVAHEFFHLWNVKRIRPQGLETFDYDQENYTDSLWFCEGTTSYYDLVIPFRAGIYDIKSYFNHLNQEITKYLKTPGRKVQILSESSFDAWIKLYRPDANSGNSQISYYLKGEMVSLLLDLLIRSLHQNQRSFDDVMVKMWEQFGQEEIGYTAQQLQAVIESVAGIDLADFFKCYIHRLDDLPFNQYLQPFGIQLVAEYDQTPYLGVRIKTENGKEIIKFVEMSSPAQAAGIDAGDELLAINGMKVGANQLNERLQDYQAHDVIEIVVFHQDELRQYSVTLEPQHPTKYKLQAVENPDQTQEENFFGWLGVPLSSIRSGK from the coding sequence ATGAATAAAGCAACAGTAGCCCATCTAGACTCCCAAACTCAGGCAGTCCAGTCATCTATTCACTATTGGGTAGCAATGCCTCAACCAGAAACCCATCTGTTTGAGGTAACTTTGCATATTTTCAACTACCCATTATCTGTAATTAATTTGAAAATGCCAGTATGGACACCTGGTTCATACTTGGTGCGAGAATATGCCAAAAATTTACAAGATTTTGCCGCATTTGCAGGGGCTGAAACTTTATCATGGCGGAAAATTAGTAAAAATAATTGGCAAGTAGAAAAAGGAGATGCTTCTGAAGTTATCCTCCGTTACCGTGTATTTGCCAATGAGCTAACAGTACGCACCAATCATTTAGACAATACTCATGGTTACTTTAATGGTGCGGCACTATTTTTAAGAATTTTAGATTGGGAAGATCAACCCATTAATATCACTATTGTACCACCAACCCCACAATGGCAAATCACTACAGGTTTACCCTCAGTTAAAGAAGAAGTAAATACATTTATAGCCAAGGATTTTGATACTTTAGTTGATACTCCTTTTGAAATTGGTAGCCATGAAATATTTAACTTTGAGATATTAGGAAAAACCCATGAATTAGCAATTTGGGGACAGGGAAATTACCAACATGAAAAACTGCTGGAAGACTTTAGCAGAATTATTGAAGTTGAAGCAGAAATGTTTGGTGGTTTACCGTATCAACGATATGTATTTATCTTACATCTTTTGTATCAAGCCTATGGAGGATTAGAACATAAAAATTCTTGTTCCTTGATTTATCATCGCTTTGGATTTCGTAATCAAGATAAATATGAACGTTTCATTCAATTAGTAGCTCATGAATTTTTTCATCTTTGGAATGTGAAGCGAATTCGTCCCCAAGGTTTGGAGACTTTTGATTATGATCAAGAAAACTATACAGATTCTCTGTGGTTTTGTGAAGGAACTACAAGTTATTATGATTTAGTGATTCCTTTTCGGGCAGGAATTTATGATATCAAATCATATTTCAATCATCTCAATCAAGAAATTACTAAATATTTGAAAACTCCAGGACGTAAAGTCCAAATACTTTCTGAATCTAGTTTTGATGCTTGGATTAAACTATATCGCCCAGATGCTAATAGTGGTAATTCCCAAATTTCCTACTATTTAAAAGGAGAAATGGTATCACTTTTACTAGATTTATTGATTCGCTCCCTTCATCAAAATCAACGTTCATTTGATGATGTAATGGTAAAAATGTGGGAGCAATTTGGTCAGGAAGAAATTGGTTATACTGCCCAACAATTACAAGCCGTAATTGAATCTGTAGCCGGAATAGATTTAGCTGATTTCTTTAAGTGTTATATTCACAGATTAGATGATTTACCATTTAATCAATACTTGCAACCTTTTGGTATCCAATTGGTAGCAGAATATGATCAAACACCCTATTTAGGAGTGAGGATTAAAACCGAAAATGGTAAGGAAATAATTAAATTTGTAGAGATGAGTTCACCTGCACAAGCAGCAGGTATTGATGCCGGAGATGAGTTGTTAGCAATTAATGGCATGAAGGTGGGAGCAAATCAATTAAATGAGCGATTACAAGATTATCAAGCGCATGATGTGATCGAAATTGTAGTTTTCCATCAAGATGAATTACGTCAATATTCTGTTACGTTAGAGCCGCAACATCCTACTAAATATAAGTTACAAGCAGTAGAAAATCCTGATCAGACTCAGGAAGAAAACTTTTTCGGCTGGTTAGGTGTGCCATTATCAAGTATTAGATCAGGAAAATGA
- a CDS encoding carbon dioxide-concentrating mechanism protein CcmK translates to MSLQAVGSLETKGFPAVLAAADAMVKAGRVTLVGYIRVGSARFTVNIRGDVSEVKTAMAAGVEAVENVHGGTLESWVIIPRPHENVEAVLPIAYTDQVQQYRDSVENPVIRSANVR, encoded by the coding sequence ATGTCACTACAAGCAGTTGGATCGTTAGAAACAAAGGGTTTTCCCGCAGTATTAGCAGCAGCAGACGCAATGGTAAAAGCTGGCCGAGTTACCCTAGTAGGTTACATCAGAGTTGGTAGTGCCAGGTTTACCGTAAATATTCGTGGTGATGTTTCTGAAGTGAAAACTGCTATGGCTGCTGGTGTAGAAGCAGTAGAAAACGTACATGGTGGTACTCTAGAATCCTGGGTGATCATTCCCCGTCCCCATGAAAACGTAGAGGCAGTTCTTCCTATTGCTTACACGGATCAAGTTCAGCAGTATCGTGACTCTGTAGAAAATCCAGTGATTAGATCAGCCAACGTCAGATAA
- a CDS encoding 2-phosphosulfolactate phosphatase family protein, whose amino-acid sequence MKIFIYHTPELTPTEEAPECAIAVDVLRATSTMATVLAAGGEAVQVFSDLDKLVAVSEQWPSEKRLRAGERGGSKVAGFDLGNSPLDCTAELVQGKRIFISTTNGTRALQRIENAPIVLAAALINRDAVVRFLLEKQPETVWIVGSGWEGSFSLEDTVCAGAIAHSIWQQGNDSLEDITGNDEVTSAIALYSQWQNDLLGLFHQASHGKRLLRLECLEDLKYCSQTDILDVLPIQHEPGVLKSHT is encoded by the coding sequence GTGAAGATATTTATATATCATACTCCAGAATTAACCCCAACTGAGGAAGCGCCAGAATGCGCGATCGCCGTCGATGTCCTGCGAGCCACTAGCACAATGGCAACAGTTTTAGCAGCTGGAGGCGAGGCTGTGCAAGTTTTCAGTGATTTAGATAAACTCGTAGCAGTGAGCGAACAATGGCCATCTGAAAAACGATTACGGGCTGGAGAAAGAGGCGGTAGTAAGGTGGCTGGCTTTGATTTAGGGAACTCGCCGCTAGATTGCACCGCAGAGTTAGTACAGGGAAAACGCATATTTATTAGTACCACTAATGGTACTCGTGCTTTGCAGCGGATAGAAAATGCGCCTATTGTTTTAGCCGCAGCTTTAATTAATCGAGATGCTGTGGTGCGCTTTCTTTTAGAAAAGCAACCAGAAACAGTCTGGATAGTTGGTTCTGGGTGGGAAGGTAGTTTTTCCTTAGAGGATACGGTTTGTGCTGGTGCGATCGCCCATAGTATTTGGCAACAAGGCAACGATTCTTTAGAAGATATAACTGGTAATGACGAAGTTACCAGTGCGATCGCTCTTTATTCTCAGTGGCAAAATGACTTACTAGGATTATTTCACCAAGCTAGTCATGGTAAACGACTACTGCGTTTAGAATGCCTTGAAGATTTAAAATATTGTTCTCAAACCGATATTTTAGATGTTTTACCAATTCAGCACGAACCAGGAGTTCTCAAAAGCCATACATAA
- a CDS encoding carbon dioxide-concentrating mechanism protein CcmK, whose translation MPMAVGVIETLGFPCVLAAADAMVKSAAVTIVYYGIAESGRLLVAVRGRVSEVNRAMEAGITSGEEVYGGQVITHYIVPNPPENIEVILPIHFTSKSEPFRIF comes from the coding sequence ATGCCAATGGCGGTTGGCGTAATCGAAACTTTAGGCTTTCCCTGTGTACTCGCAGCCGCAGACGCAATGGTTAAATCTGCCGCTGTCACCATCGTCTACTATGGCATCGCAGAAAGCGGACGCTTGTTAGTAGCAGTGAGGGGTCGTGTCTCGGAAGTTAACAGGGCAATGGAAGCAGGAATAACTTCTGGAGAGGAAGTTTATGGTGGTCAAGTAATCACCCATTATATAGTTCCCAATCCTCCAGAAAATATAGAAGTAATTCTACCTATCCACTTCACTTCTAAATCTGAACCTTTCCGGATCTTCTAA
- a CDS encoding DUF6825 family protein: MNNSPNPLVQAFFVGRAVAEVINERVEVALTDALSELGKFDAEAREHLRQFTDEVIERANRATANSENGTTTNSNSGFDGGSIDLQTEIDELRAEIALLRTELQNYRSTSK; the protein is encoded by the coding sequence ATGAATAACTCTCCTAACCCTCTTGTGCAAGCCTTTTTTGTAGGCAGAGCAGTAGCAGAAGTAATTAACGAGCGCGTAGAAGTAGCCCTCACTGACGCTTTAAGTGAACTTGGTAAATTTGATGCTGAAGCTAGAGAGCATTTACGCCAATTTACAGATGAAGTAATAGAACGGGCTAATCGGGCTACAGCAAACTCAGAAAATGGTACAACCACAAATAGTAATAGTGGTTTTGATGGGGGTTCGATTGACTTACAAACGGAAATTGACGAACTTAGAGCAGAAATTGCCCTATTAAGAACTGAACTACAAAATTACCGCAGTACGTCAAAATAG
- a CDS encoding Crp/Fnr family transcriptional regulator, with protein MQTEVFSDIFPLLNTANPQTLEWLINVAVEHEYPAGRAVLMEDTWGNAVYFLVSGWVKVRRTSGEDSVAIAILGRGDFFGEMAVLDESPRSTDVISLSPVKLLTISRERFIQILFKDPQLHHRMLQLMVRRVRQINIRLQMRSCPPAIKLAHTLVSLAENYGKNSPQGKEILYIPFKDLAEVTEITLDETTKIIEKLNEKQWIKIDTAKNSIYIVNFPQMVNLANKF; from the coding sequence ATGCAAACCGAGGTTTTTAGCGATATTTTCCCCTTGTTGAACACAGCCAATCCACAAACATTGGAATGGTTGATCAACGTTGCAGTTGAACACGAATACCCTGCTGGAAGAGCAGTTTTAATGGAAGATACTTGGGGTAATGCAGTCTACTTCCTAGTATCCGGGTGGGTAAAAGTCAGACGTACCAGTGGTGAAGATTCCGTAGCAATAGCAATTTTAGGTCGGGGTGACTTCTTTGGCGAAATGGCGGTTTTAGATGAATCTCCACGCTCAACGGATGTTATATCTCTTTCACCAGTTAAATTGCTCACTATATCTAGAGAACGGTTTATTCAAATACTGTTTAAAGATCCACAATTACATCATCGGATGTTACAACTAATGGTACGCCGGGTCAGGCAAATTAATATCCGCCTACAGATGAGGTCTTGCCCACCAGCGATTAAACTAGCTCACACCTTAGTTAGTTTGGCTGAAAACTATGGAAAAAATTCACCCCAAGGCAAAGAAATTTTGTATATTCCCTTTAAAGACTTAGCAGAAGTTACGGAAATTACCCTAGATGAAACTACCAAAATTATAGAAAAGCTCAACGAAAAACAATGGATAAAAATTGACACTGCGAAAAATTCCATATATATTGTGAATTTCCCACAAATGGTAAATTTAGCTAACAAATTCTAA